The following coding sequences are from one Sesamum indicum cultivar Zhongzhi No. 13 linkage group LG11, S_indicum_v1.0, whole genome shotgun sequence window:
- the LOC105174219 gene encoding cytochrome P450 76A2-like → MELHFFVYPAIILLPPLIFAIIHSKRSGSERLPPGPLGWPVFGHMFNLGGTPHRAIAELEQKYGPVVWLKLGSINTMALLKAKPASEFFKNHDLSFADRTIVETMTAHGYNYGSLALAPYGSRWRVLRRICTVEMFVSKRISETEGIRRKCVDDMLSWIEKDGNGNAIPVGRYAFLASFNMLGNLMMSRDLVDPESEKGLEFYDAMKKVMEWSARPNVSDLFPWIRWIDLQGLKRRANRDMGTAMGIVSGFVKERIQQRKNGEWKEKDFLDVLLESESCKVESEKLTETEIIIFILEIFLAGTETTSTSIEWAMSELLRNPETMAKLKDEISSVVGLGERFLESHIDNLPYLQAVIKETLRLHPPLPFLLPRRAIQDTNFMGYCVPKNTQVFVNVWAIGRDQEYWEDAVCFKPERFLGTNVDYKGQSFELIPFGAGRRMCAGLALGHRMIHFVLGSLVHEFEWELESSVTPDAVDMSERMGITVGKLKPLKAVPRKHARECDIK, encoded by the exons atgGAGTTGCATTTCTTTGTTTATCCCGCTATCATATTGTTACCACCTTTAATCTTCGCTATAATCCACTCCAAAAGATCAGGCAGTGAAAGGTTGCCACCAGGGCCCCTCGGATGGCCAGTGTTTGGCCACATGTTCAATCTTGGTGGCACCCCACACCGAGCCATAGCGGAACTAGAGCAGAAGTATGGTCCCGTGGTGTGGCTCAAGCTTGGCTCCATCAACACCATGGCCCTGCTCAAGGCGAAACCCGCCTCTGAGTTCTTCAAGAACCACGACCTCTCCTTTGCAGACCGCACTATAGTCGAAACCATGACTGCACACGGCTACAACTATGGTTCATTGGCTTTGGCGCCTTACGGCTCCCGCTGGCGTGTGCTGCGGCGCATTTGCACTGTGGAAATGTTCGTCAGTAAACGGATTAGCGAGACCGAGGGTATCAGGAGGAAGTGTGTGGATGATATGTTGTCTTGGATTGAGAAAGATGGGAATGGGAATGCGATTCCGGTGGGGAGATATGCATTCCTTGCGTCGTTTAACATGCTTGGGAACCTGATGATGTCCAGGGATTTGGTGGATCCGGAATCAGAGAAGGGATTGGAATTTTACGATGCCATGAAGAAGGTCATGGAATGGTCCGCCAGGCCAAATGTTTCCGATTTGTTCCCCTGGATTCGATGGATTGATCTCCAGGGTCTGAAAAGAAGAGCAAACCGGGATATGGGAACAGCAATGGGAATTGTTTCTGGATTTGTGAAGGAACGGATTCAACAGCGCAAGAACGGAGAATGGAAAGAGAAGGACTTCTTGGATGTGTTGCTGGAGTCTGAAAGCTGCAAAGTGGAGTCTGAAAAATTAACAGAAACTGaaatcattattttcatattg GAAATATTCTTGGCGGGCACCGAGACAACTAGTACCTCGATCGAGTGGGCAATGTCAGAGCTCCTCCGCAATCCAGAAACAATGGCCAAGCTCAAAGACGAGATTTCAAGTGTGGTCGGGCTTGGAGAGAGATTCCTAGAGAGTCACATTGATAATCTCCCTTACTTGCAGGCCGTGATCAAGGAAACTCTTCGTTTACATCCCCCACTTCCTTTCCTCCTTCCTCGACGAGCGATTCAGGACACGAATTTCATGGGCTATTGCGTGCCTAAGAACACTCAGGTTTTTGTGAACGTTTGGGCTATTGGTCGAGATCAAGAATATTGGGAGGATGCCGTCTGTTTCAAGCCCGAAAGGTTTTTAGGCACGAATGTTGACTACAAGGGACAGAGTTTTGAGTTGATTCCATTTGGTGCAGGGCGAAGGATGTGTGCGGGCCTGGCATTGGGCCATCGGATGATACACTTTGTGCTGGGATCACTGGTTCATGAATTCGAGTGGGAGCTGGAGAGTTCAGTCACCCCTGATGCTGTCGACATGAGTGAGAGGATGGGAATTACTGTCGGGAAACTCAAGCCTCTGAAAGCTGTGCCCAGGAAACATGCCCGCGAATGTGATATCAAGTAA
- the LOC105174134 gene encoding probable 3-deoxy-D-manno-octulosonic acid transferase, mitochondrial isoform X3, whose amino-acid sequence MASKRGEAVYRIYRALTYCVSPLVHLHLRWRKFRGREHSLRWRERLGCPSAPRPTGRLIWFHAVSLGEGLAAIPVIKCCLEMRPDVNVLMTTTTASAFEVIKNRLPSNVIYQFAPLDIPSAVDSFLRYWRPNAVMLIESEIWPNLIMGAARNGIALTLLNGRMSTTSFRNWSHPVILPLITLMLSKFSLILPLSTIQGINFQLLQAPPFIIHYPGDLKCAIANFDISEGETKSLEEFQAQLSHRKVWMASSIHKGEEKVFIGAHNMLKQKHADILTIIVPRQPQHGQDLALKLREEGATVALRSRGDNITPGTSELKDFYRLTPIAVIGGSFLKGSAGHNIAEAAAAGCAVVTGHHVGHFSHMVAEMQRVNPLSVLQVPGEKLVEVVNQFFDNFKILEAHRVAAKQAYHALSSGIVKKLWEMLHFHIFMKSISRDDVDDVEKLNITEKL is encoded by the exons ATGGCGAGTAAACGCGGCGAAGCAGTGTACAGAATCTACAGAGCCCTAACCTACTGTGTATCCCCGTTGGTGCACCTCCATTTACGGTGGCGCAAGTTTCGAGGCCGAGAACACTCCCTGCGGTGGCGCGAACGCCTCGGCTGCCCCTCTGCGCCCCGGCCTACAGGCCGCCTCATTTGGTTTCACGCGGTCTCCTTGg GTGAAGGATTGGCAGCAATTCCCGTGATCAAGTGCTGTTTGGAGATGAGGCCGGATGTAAATGTATTGATGACGACTACTACCGCGTCAGCATT TGAAGTAATAAAGAACAGACTTCCAagtaatgtaatttatcag TTTGCTCCACTTGATATACCGTCTGCTGTGGATTCTTTCCTTCGATATTGGAGGCCAAATGCAGTCATGCTGATCGAAAGTGAAATCTGGCCAAATCTTATCATGGGCGCTGCAAGAAATGGT ATTGCATTGACGTTGCTAAATGGCAGAATGTCTACAACATCATTCCGGAATTGGTCTCATCCAGTAATTCTTCCATTGATCACATTGATgctatcaaaattttcattgattCTCCCTTTG AGCACAATCCAAGGAATTAACTTTCAGCTATTGCAAGCTCCACCATTTATCATACACTATCCTGGAGACCTCAAATGTG CAATAGCAAATTTCGACATTTCTGAAGGAGAAACAAAAAGTCTGGAAGAATTTCAGGCACAGCTTTCACATAGAAAAGTATGGATGGCTTCTTCCATTCATAAGGGTGAGGAGAAAG TATTTATAGGAGCTCACAACATGCTGAAACAAAAGCACGCTGATATACTCACTATTATTGTGCCACGACAACCGCAGCATGGTCAAGATCTTGCCCTG AAATTAAGGGAGGAAGGAGCTACTGTAGCATTGCGGTCTCGTGGTGATAATATCACCCCTGGAACAA GTGAACTGAAAGATTTCTACAGACTAACTCCAATAGCTGTAATAGGAGGTTCATTCTTGAAGGGATCAGCGGGTCATAATATTGCGGAAGCTGCTGCAGCTGGCTGTGCTGTTGTGACAG GTCATCATGTTGGCCATTTCTCACACATGGTGGCAGAAATGCAACGGGTGAATCCCCTTTCAGTTCTGCAG GTTCCTGGTGAAAAGCTTGTAGAAGTTGTCAATCAGTTCtttgataatttcaaaattctggAAGCACACCGCGTGGCTGCCAAACAAGCATATCATGCTTTGTCAAGTGGAATTGTTAAAAAGTTATGGGAGATGTTACACTTCCACATATTCATGAAATCAATAAGTAGGGATGACGTTGATGATGTGGAGAAGCTAAATATAACAGAGAAGTTATGA
- the LOC105174134 gene encoding probable 3-deoxy-D-manno-octulosonic acid transferase, mitochondrial isoform X2, which translates to MASKRGEAVYRIYRALTYCVSPLVHLHLRWRKFRGREHSLRWRERLGCPSAPRPTGRLIWFHAVSLGEGLAAIPVIKCCLEMRPDVNVLMTTTTASAFEVIKNRLPSNVIYQFAPLDIPSAVDSFLRYWRPNAVMLIESEIWPNLIMGAARNGIALTLLNGRMSTTSFRNWSHPVILPLITLMLSKFSLILPLSTIQGINFQLLQAPPFIIHYPGDLKCAIANFDISEGETKSLEEFQAQLSHRKVWMASSIHKVFIGAHNMLKQKHADILTIIVPRQPQHGQDLALKLREEGATVALRSRGDNITPGTSIYIVDTLGELKDFYRLTPIAVIGGSFLKGSAGHNIAEAAAAGCAVVTGHHVGHFSHMVAEMQRVNPLSVLQVPGEKLVEVVNQFFDNFKILEAHRVAAKQAYHALSSGIVKKLWEMLHFHIFMKSISRDDVDDVEKLNITEKL; encoded by the exons ATGGCGAGTAAACGCGGCGAAGCAGTGTACAGAATCTACAGAGCCCTAACCTACTGTGTATCCCCGTTGGTGCACCTCCATTTACGGTGGCGCAAGTTTCGAGGCCGAGAACACTCCCTGCGGTGGCGCGAACGCCTCGGCTGCCCCTCTGCGCCCCGGCCTACAGGCCGCCTCATTTGGTTTCACGCGGTCTCCTTGg GTGAAGGATTGGCAGCAATTCCCGTGATCAAGTGCTGTTTGGAGATGAGGCCGGATGTAAATGTATTGATGACGACTACTACCGCGTCAGCATT TGAAGTAATAAAGAACAGACTTCCAagtaatgtaatttatcag TTTGCTCCACTTGATATACCGTCTGCTGTGGATTCTTTCCTTCGATATTGGAGGCCAAATGCAGTCATGCTGATCGAAAGTGAAATCTGGCCAAATCTTATCATGGGCGCTGCAAGAAATGGT ATTGCATTGACGTTGCTAAATGGCAGAATGTCTACAACATCATTCCGGAATTGGTCTCATCCAGTAATTCTTCCATTGATCACATTGATgctatcaaaattttcattgattCTCCCTTTG AGCACAATCCAAGGAATTAACTTTCAGCTATTGCAAGCTCCACCATTTATCATACACTATCCTGGAGACCTCAAATGTG CAATAGCAAATTTCGACATTTCTGAAGGAGAAACAAAAAGTCTGGAAGAATTTCAGGCACAGCTTTCACATAGAAAAGTATGGATGGCTTCTTCCATTCATAAGG TATTTATAGGAGCTCACAACATGCTGAAACAAAAGCACGCTGATATACTCACTATTATTGTGCCACGACAACCGCAGCATGGTCAAGATCTTGCCCTG AAATTAAGGGAGGAAGGAGCTACTGTAGCATTGCGGTCTCGTGGTGATAATATCACCCCTGGAACAAGTATATACATTGTCGACACATTAG GTGAACTGAAAGATTTCTACAGACTAACTCCAATAGCTGTAATAGGAGGTTCATTCTTGAAGGGATCAGCGGGTCATAATATTGCGGAAGCTGCTGCAGCTGGCTGTGCTGTTGTGACAG GTCATCATGTTGGCCATTTCTCACACATGGTGGCAGAAATGCAACGGGTGAATCCCCTTTCAGTTCTGCAG GTTCCTGGTGAAAAGCTTGTAGAAGTTGTCAATCAGTTCtttgataatttcaaaattctggAAGCACACCGCGTGGCTGCCAAACAAGCATATCATGCTTTGTCAAGTGGAATTGTTAAAAAGTTATGGGAGATGTTACACTTCCACATATTCATGAAATCAATAAGTAGGGATGACGTTGATGATGTGGAGAAGCTAAATATAACAGAGAAGTTATGA
- the LOC105174134 gene encoding probable 3-deoxy-D-manno-octulosonic acid transferase, mitochondrial isoform X1: MASKRGEAVYRIYRALTYCVSPLVHLHLRWRKFRGREHSLRWRERLGCPSAPRPTGRLIWFHAVSLGEGLAAIPVIKCCLEMRPDVNVLMTTTTASAFEVIKNRLPSNVIYQFAPLDIPSAVDSFLRYWRPNAVMLIESEIWPNLIMGAARNGIALTLLNGRMSTTSFRNWSHPVILPLITLMLSKFSLILPLSTIQGINFQLLQAPPFIIHYPGDLKCAIANFDISEGETKSLEEFQAQLSHRKVWMASSIHKGEEKVFIGAHNMLKQKHADILTIIVPRQPQHGQDLALKLREEGATVALRSRGDNITPGTSIYIVDTLGELKDFYRLTPIAVIGGSFLKGSAGHNIAEAAAAGCAVVTGHHVGHFSHMVAEMQRVNPLSVLQVPGEKLVEVVNQFFDNFKILEAHRVAAKQAYHALSSGIVKKLWEMLHFHIFMKSISRDDVDDVEKLNITEKL, encoded by the exons ATGGCGAGTAAACGCGGCGAAGCAGTGTACAGAATCTACAGAGCCCTAACCTACTGTGTATCCCCGTTGGTGCACCTCCATTTACGGTGGCGCAAGTTTCGAGGCCGAGAACACTCCCTGCGGTGGCGCGAACGCCTCGGCTGCCCCTCTGCGCCCCGGCCTACAGGCCGCCTCATTTGGTTTCACGCGGTCTCCTTGg GTGAAGGATTGGCAGCAATTCCCGTGATCAAGTGCTGTTTGGAGATGAGGCCGGATGTAAATGTATTGATGACGACTACTACCGCGTCAGCATT TGAAGTAATAAAGAACAGACTTCCAagtaatgtaatttatcag TTTGCTCCACTTGATATACCGTCTGCTGTGGATTCTTTCCTTCGATATTGGAGGCCAAATGCAGTCATGCTGATCGAAAGTGAAATCTGGCCAAATCTTATCATGGGCGCTGCAAGAAATGGT ATTGCATTGACGTTGCTAAATGGCAGAATGTCTACAACATCATTCCGGAATTGGTCTCATCCAGTAATTCTTCCATTGATCACATTGATgctatcaaaattttcattgattCTCCCTTTG AGCACAATCCAAGGAATTAACTTTCAGCTATTGCAAGCTCCACCATTTATCATACACTATCCTGGAGACCTCAAATGTG CAATAGCAAATTTCGACATTTCTGAAGGAGAAACAAAAAGTCTGGAAGAATTTCAGGCACAGCTTTCACATAGAAAAGTATGGATGGCTTCTTCCATTCATAAGGGTGAGGAGAAAG TATTTATAGGAGCTCACAACATGCTGAAACAAAAGCACGCTGATATACTCACTATTATTGTGCCACGACAACCGCAGCATGGTCAAGATCTTGCCCTG AAATTAAGGGAGGAAGGAGCTACTGTAGCATTGCGGTCTCGTGGTGATAATATCACCCCTGGAACAAGTATATACATTGTCGACACATTAG GTGAACTGAAAGATTTCTACAGACTAACTCCAATAGCTGTAATAGGAGGTTCATTCTTGAAGGGATCAGCGGGTCATAATATTGCGGAAGCTGCTGCAGCTGGCTGTGCTGTTGTGACAG GTCATCATGTTGGCCATTTCTCACACATGGTGGCAGAAATGCAACGGGTGAATCCCCTTTCAGTTCTGCAG GTTCCTGGTGAAAAGCTTGTAGAAGTTGTCAATCAGTTCtttgataatttcaaaattctggAAGCACACCGCGTGGCTGCCAAACAAGCATATCATGCTTTGTCAAGTGGAATTGTTAAAAAGTTATGGGAGATGTTACACTTCCACATATTCATGAAATCAATAAGTAGGGATGACGTTGATGATGTGGAGAAGCTAAATATAACAGAGAAGTTATGA